In Humulus lupulus chromosome 7, drHumLupu1.1, whole genome shotgun sequence, the following are encoded in one genomic region:
- the LOC133791176 gene encoding 18.5 kDa class I heat shock protein-like yields the protein MALIPSLFGGRRSNIFDPFSLDVWDPFKDFPLSVPKISRETSTMVNARVDWKETPEAHVFNADVPRLKKEEVKVEVEEGQVLQISGERNVEKEDKNDTWHRVERSSGMFFQRFRLPENAKVDQVKASKENGVLTVTVPKDEIKKPDVKAVEICG from the coding sequence ATGGCTTTGATTCCTAGCTTGTTCGGCGGACGACGGAGCAACATCTTCGACCCGTTCTCTCTGGACGTGTGGGATCCTTTCAAGGACTTCCCTCTCTCCGTCCCCAAGATCTCGAGGGAGACTTCCACCATGGTCAACGCCCGCGTTGACTGGAAAGAAACTCCAGAGGCTCACGTGTTCAATGCCGATGTACCCCGGCTGAAGAAGGAGGAGGTGAAGGTGGAGGTCGAGGAGGGTCAAGTGCTGCAGATTAGCGGAGAGAGGAATGTGGAGAAGGAAGACAAGAACGATACGTGGCACAGGGTGGAACGCAGCAGTGGGATGTTCTTCCAGCGGTTCCGGTTGCCGGAGAACGCGAAGGTGGATCAGGTGAAGGCTTCTAAAGAGAATGGCGTATTGACTGTTACTGTTCCTAAAGACGAAATCAAGAAACCTGATGTGAAAGCTGTTGAGATTTGTGGTTGA